A portion of the Leptospira broomii serovar Hurstbridge str. 5399 genome contains these proteins:
- a CDS encoding four-helix bundle copper-binding protein — MKSKLTRTEFFSTAGATLLTLGSLSEVFSKEHDHSQKKGQVKKKIEGKSTQLTSAILTSGECVVRGELCIAMCIDALSSGQSEMADCLKSVEETVALCNAFIKLGSLNSTSSKKVAAICLNVCESCAKQCDKHADHHEECKACAEACRACIVEFKKLAA, encoded by the coding sequence ATGAAATCCAAACTGACAAGAACAGAATTTTTCAGTACCGCCGGAGCCACTCTCCTAACATTGGGTAGTCTCTCCGAGGTTTTTTCGAAAGAACACGATCATTCCCAAAAAAAAGGACAGGTAAAGAAGAAAATCGAAGGAAAATCGACTCAATTAACCTCGGCCATCTTGACGTCGGGAGAATGTGTCGTGCGCGGGGAACTCTGCATCGCTATGTGTATTGATGCACTGTCCTCGGGACAATCGGAAATGGCCGACTGCTTAAAAAGCGTCGAGGAAACTGTAGCTTTGTGTAATGCTTTCATAAAACTCGGAAGCTTAAATTCGACTTCTTCGAAAAAGGTTGCAGCGATTTGCCTGAATGTTTGCGAATCGTGTGCGAAACAATGCGATAAGCATGCCGATCATCACGAGGAATGTAAAGCGTGTGCAGAGGCTTGCAGAGCCTGCATAGTTGAATTTAAGAAATTAGCGGCATAA
- a CDS encoding sensor histidine kinase translates to MISTLIKAKQVLVIEDNPADSRLIGLYLEEAGGHSLCTSYANTAAEGLEILRSRSGEIECIVLDLSLPDSLGLDGFDAIRLEFSRIPIVICSGSEDEGLASEALKAGAQDYLIKGKFDSHLLNRSILYAIERNDLLSKLNEQASIIRESEERYRLLFENNPLAVWVYDYETLEVIDANQEVERLYGYSWEEIRRLAISDVRLASDAKKAMSEHVALKSGKNPPVNTVHKRRSGEFILVEVTSYKFKLRGREIVLAIVVDITKWKQAEESLRESLRDKEVLLQEIHHRVKNNLQIMASLLNLQTNYAKNKEVIRELKDTESRIYSMSLVHNELYNSKNLADVKLKSYIDKLLDNLWNVYGVGAEIERQIEVGELSLEVDTAIPLGMILNEIATNSLKYAFQNRTFGKFFISAAQEGKAIRMEIGDDGVGIPNLDEIEKKETLGLQLVRILSKQLKGTLSVATDSNGTGFVIIFPVD, encoded by the coding sequence ATGATTTCAACACTGATCAAAGCCAAGCAAGTACTTGTAATAGAAGATAATCCCGCCGATTCAAGATTGATCGGTCTTTATTTAGAAGAAGCGGGAGGTCATTCCCTCTGCACCTCCTATGCAAATACAGCCGCCGAAGGCCTCGAGATCCTTCGCTCTCGTTCGGGAGAGATTGAATGTATCGTCCTAGATCTTTCCTTACCGGATAGTTTGGGCTTGGACGGTTTTGATGCGATACGTCTGGAGTTTTCCAGAATCCCGATAGTAATATGTTCCGGTTCGGAAGATGAGGGGCTCGCTAGCGAGGCTCTAAAGGCCGGTGCGCAAGATTACCTGATCAAAGGTAAGTTCGACTCGCACTTATTGAATCGATCCATTTTATACGCAATAGAGCGTAACGACTTACTTTCTAAATTGAACGAGCAAGCTTCCATTATTCGCGAAAGCGAAGAAAGATATCGGTTACTTTTTGAAAATAATCCTCTCGCCGTTTGGGTATACGACTACGAAACTCTGGAAGTTATCGATGCTAATCAGGAGGTGGAGAGGCTTTACGGATACAGTTGGGAAGAAATTCGAAGATTAGCGATTTCCGACGTTAGGCTCGCTTCCGATGCAAAGAAAGCTATGTCGGAGCACGTTGCTTTGAAAAGCGGGAAAAATCCCCCCGTCAATACCGTGCACAAGCGACGAAGCGGAGAATTCATCTTAGTCGAAGTAACTTCCTACAAATTCAAATTGCGCGGAAGAGAAATAGTTTTGGCGATCGTAGTCGATATTACTAAATGGAAACAGGCCGAGGAATCGCTGAGAGAGTCGCTCCGAGATAAGGAGGTCTTGCTTCAGGAAATACACCATAGAGTCAAAAATAATCTTCAGATAATGGCTAGTCTATTGAATCTGCAAACGAATTACGCTAAAAACAAAGAGGTAATCCGAGAATTAAAGGATACTGAAAGTAGAATCTACTCGATGTCGTTGGTACATAACGAACTTTATAATTCTAAAAATCTTGCGGACGTAAAATTAAAATCGTATATAGACAAACTTTTGGACAATCTTTGGAACGTATACGGAGTGGGAGCTGAAATCGAAAGGCAGATTGAGGTAGGCGAATTAAGCTTAGAAGTGGATACTGCTATTCCTCTCGGTATGATCCTCAACGAGATTGCGACGAATTCGTTAAAATACGCGTTCCAAAATCGAACGTTCGGTAAGTTCTTCATCTCGGCCGCCCAGGAAGGAAAGGCGATTCGAATGGAAATCGGAGATGATGGGGTAGGAATTCCGAATTTGGATGAAATTGAAAAAAAAGAAACGTTGGGACTGCAACTTGTCCGAATTTTATCCAAACAATTAAAAGGAACCTTGTCCGTAGCGACCGATTCTAATGGAACTGGTTTTGTTATAATATTCCCTGTCGATTAA
- a CDS encoding response regulator — translation MNSTIKATFDILLVEDNPADVRLTLEALGEVPKSKHLIVVNDGEEALDYVKGEGLYLGNSRPDLILLDLNLPKKNGFDVLRELKGDPDLRRIPVVVLTTSGSERDILQTYNLHANSYIQKPVEFESFIEAMRSLRVYWFQTTRLPSR, via the coding sequence ATGAATTCGACAATTAAGGCAACGTTCGATATTTTACTCGTGGAAGACAACCCTGCAGACGTTCGATTGACTTTGGAGGCCCTGGGCGAGGTGCCTAAATCGAAGCATCTGATCGTCGTAAATGACGGTGAGGAAGCCTTGGACTATGTCAAAGGCGAAGGTCTGTATTTGGGAAATTCCAGACCGGATCTGATTCTATTGGACCTAAATCTTCCCAAAAAAAACGGTTTTGACGTTTTGAGGGAGCTAAAGGGAGATCCCGATCTGAGAAGGATTCCGGTCGTGGTTCTGACGACTTCAGGTTCTGAGCGGGATATTTTACAAACTTATAATTTACATGCAAACTCTTATATACAGAAACCTGTGGAGTTCGAGAGCTTTATAGAAGCTATGCGATCGTTACGTGTCTACTGGTTTCAAACTACTCGGTTGCCGTCAAGGTGA